The genomic region TTGATCTAAAGTTGTGAGAATTAGGTACTGTGGATCAAGTACAATTGTTTAGAATCcataattaaacaaattaaacgaAAATATTTGAGGCTTAAACCGAGTAAAAGTTATATAAAAACCATGAATCCTTACTCCTCTTccaatacaaataaaaaaaatcatttattaaCCAGAGTATGAACAATCAAATCTGTGCACAAAATatacaacaaaaacaacaaagaaatgGTCACAAAATCAGAGAATGATCAAGCTGTGCGGCTAGCTAGCCCTAGCCCCTACTGTTTTCCGGTAGTCTTGTGGAACTTGTCCTTGATCCAGTGGAGTCCAAAACGAGCCCCTACCTTCACTTTGGCCATGCCATTTGCTGCAACTGCCTTGGTCTTCCCAAACCCTTCTTCAACCTTTTTACCATATTTCACCCTTGCACTGCCGCCGGCGGAGCTCTTCTTGGTCACGGAAGCCGGAAGAGGATCGGGGTTGTAGTCCCACTGATCGGCCCATGAGTTTTCGTGAGTGGGAATACTTGCCATAGACCGATGAACAATTGTTTCTAATTCTGTAAGTAAATAATGAATGGTTTTGGTTTGTGAGGGAATAGGTCATATATATAACCACATACTATATGCGTCATGTGGCAGCCGGAATTGAAAGCGCGGCCCTTCCATGTATTTCTTAAAGACTTTTTTTTGGAATGTCTTCGAAAACTTAAccctatttaaaaaaataacttattttttttatttttgaaaaaagtacgatattcattgcaAATCAAATTGAACACGTATAAATTAAGAATAGTATGCATAATGAGCCTCGATAAAACTTTGTCCGGACTTTCTACCCagttgaagggaaaaaaatgttCCGCACGACGGAAAAGGGCCTATTCTCAAATGACAATACATCAAAATTATAAACTTTCAAAAATGTGATTAAGTTCGAGATACAAGGAgtataacaaaaaataagtcTTTACTCTTCTTTTTAAGGCAAACACGTTTTTTATGTGGCTGTGACGGTCTTGACTACATAAATAGGGTTCCTTCTAGTTGCaagaaaacaattaattaaatataaataacagAACTTGTAGAATCTTCTGGGAACTACCAAAAAGGAAATATTTTGATCAAGGAACTTAGGAACGTGGTAGTTGTCACATCCGGACTACGGATGTCGAAGGTTCCATTTTCTATATGACCAAGTACAACGTAATGGATGATGTTCATCTGAAGCTAATGAATTATGAGAGAAATATATATAATGCAAATTAAGACTTTTGACCTTTCTTATAATTCCTTGGCTTGTTTGTGTTCATATTGtttgcttgttttttttttcaaaggtaAATTTATTACCAACGCAGCAAATTTATACAAAGAGAGAcctaattacaacattaaactCAGGCTAGAtagtcaaaatggtccatgagatttgcataactcattactttggttcctgaaattgaaaatcaatagaaattatccatgagattgtccacaatccatcattttggtcatttagttaaaaactctttggacaatttttaaagcttcgtaactcaatcgtttcttaaccaaattcgacccataatatatcaaaatgaagataggaaagtgtagaacaagattatacccaTCTAGAAGCCCAATAGTTGCCGAagatggccagaaaatagcctcaaaggtGACTGTTCCGcaagaaaactagaaaactcgcGAGAAACTGGATAAACTTTAAatattcataacttcttcaatactcaacgaaatcgagtgattcaaaaacgaaaattatACTTCTCAATGAGATGAAGATAATGGTATCTTTATTGACCACTAATTCATCGTGTTTTGGTCGaaaaatggctcgaaagtggctaaccattttcgagttagccactttcgagccattttccggccaaaccacggcgatttAGCCATCTAGAAAGATACCATTCTATTTTTATCGTCAAGAAGTATCATTTTAGTTTTCgaatcactcaattttgttgagtattgaagaagttatgaacgtttaaagtttacccagtttccagcgagttttccagttttctcgCGGACCAATCacctttgaggctattttccggccatatCCTGAAACCATTAGTCTTCCAAATAggtaatcttattctacactttcctctcttcattttgaatttttgatatattatggatcgaatttggttaagaaacgattaacttacgaagttttgaaaattgcccgaAGAGTTTTTAACCgaagaccaaaatgatggatggtgaaCGATCTCATTaactatttctattgattttcaatctcagggatcaAATTGATAAGTTATGCAAATCCcaatgaccattttggctatttagccTTAAACTCAAACATAGAAATGGACCtccgaaccaaaccaaaacagaatttggagttcaaaattgaaaacaaagaaacccCAACAGCATCCCATGCAAAGCCACCAACAAGCATCATCCTAAAGCGACCAAAGAAAGGGTCAAACGTGACACACAGACTCACAAACTCGTCACCGCAGACGTGAGACCGGAGAAGGCCACCAGCAGCAAACAAGGTGAAGAAAACAGCTAAAGCATTAGGGTCAAAAGTTGAAGAAACCGAAAAGGTCCTAATACCCAATAAATAGAAGCATCCCATCGCTTGTCTCTGGTCATCCACCTCCGGGAGTCCGAAGGAGTGTCCGAGCCAAGGTATGTTTGTCTAATGCTtacatatataataacataacatAGTACAATCTTCTTCAATCCCCACATTTAGAACTTATTTTGATTCTACAATTGATCCAAATGTTCATTCTGTTAATcttcattaattaatttttaagaaaatgagaaagagtttaaaattgagacacaatTGGGTTGAAGACGAAGATACTATGCATTACTTGCATTAATGctaatcaattcaaattagagTACATATACTTGGGTATTTACTAATGGGGATGACCTTGTGTTCTGCTTCCAGtcaattttggatatatttgtaAACAAATAGCATAAAATGGATGATGTTAACCTTATATCAAAAGGATGAGCTCAAACTAGTTCGGGCCTAGGTATTAAACCTAAGCTCAAACCTTGCCACAACAATTTGGTCGTGTCGAATTTCATCCGTTATAGTTGAATCATAGGCTAAATTATATCTCTATCTTGAACTGTAATTTGTAGATGTGAAATTTATGAAAAGAACATGATTACATCCAACGCCTCTCGTGGATTGACTCCGACCCAATTGATTTGTATGAACAATCAATTTACACagccaagcatatacaaatacctgtataaaaacaaatgaaaaatgcTAGGAATACTCTATTTTTACATCATATTGGTATACTATCTGATGTGATAAATGATGTGTACATGCCACATCAATTTATGAGTTTATATAAGTGAATAGCAGTTGTATATGAATCACTTGCTACATCATGTAGTACGGTACAAATTTGTAGTCATCCTATCATTACTTCACAAAAATATACAAACACGTACCAAATATTAGATGTACAAGTTAACCTACATAAAACAAGTCCAGCCCTATCTTTTAGGCTGGCCCAAAGCCTAAAAAAATAGGCTGGCACCCAAAACAACCCCTCCATTCCTAAAAATAGGTTAGCCTAAAGTCCAAACCAGTTTGTTGGCCGGCCCAAAATGGGCTAAGATAGGAACTGGCCTATCTGGCGTCACGTTGACGCCAACATGACATCAACAGACAACACAAATTTTTTTGCGTCAGGCATGTGGGAAACATGCAGGCATGGGCGTGTGTCCCCGACACATCGAGCCCACGTTCCCGACAAGCTGGGCCCGCGTTGCAGGCACACAAAAAGGGCGCGAGACAGGGGCCACATGGCTAAGCCTcggccattggatttccaacggtaaaaaaaatttgaaattcaaacccaACGGCTAGTGACGTGGGACAATCTGGACCGCTCGATTTTCagatcaacggtccagattttttggccaaaaaactttaaaataaataaataaaatgtcataaattaaaattaaaatatttttttgttattttataataaaaattaataatattttaataaaatggacTAGGCTATTTAGTTTGTGGAGTGGAGATGCACTTAACCAATTACTATTTATTGTagtcaattactattcatttgagTGGATTAAATGGATTTTGAGCCAACTcatttttaggggtggagttgctctaaaaaCCCCATAACATGATTGGCTTCGTTTGGAGAGATTTATCAATGACTCGGAACACGAGATAGTATGCTACATGCTATTATATAATGTGTATAGTATACCGCTCTATGTTCTGAttacattgaaaattttctctttgCAACCAGAAGGGAACATGATTGGTTTAGAAAGATGAATCTTTGGGGGAAGGGGCCAACCAGATATACATTTCTTCACCAGTTATTTTGTTCCACGTCGACGTTTATGAGCTCAATAACATTTTACCAGCTCCTCGGTTGATCGATTGATACGTGATCGAGACTCGAGAGTGCAAAAGCAAGGCAAAGCAGTTCAACCCCCAACTTTGACCATTCCTCATCCCTTATTTTCACATCGCATGTCATCATCCCTCACTTTCAAGTCAAAACATATATCCATCTcccattcatttttctttttctttctatatatTTTACGTTTTGTATGAATAATCACTAAACAATTTCTGTTTTCACACATAATGGATCCAACATTTTACTTTTGATCGTTACAAATAAGTAGAAAcagataaaaattaatttatgcagATCCGCGCTCATATTAGTTAAAATCAGTGTATGATTATATAAGATCAAAATATTGAAAGTTACGTGTACTTGTTATAGCTTTCCTACAAAAAAAGGTATATATTCTATCAAGTTCCGATGTAAGTTTTTTTATCGTCAAATCTTATTCATTGCGTTCCTAACAAATGATATAACCGTTGAATATTCAAATGTAAAACACACCATAGCATGCCAAAAATCCCCATAAATAACGTAGCCCGAGTGATTCAACAGAAGTATCTCTAGTAAAACTGGAAGAAACTAGAAAGAAGCTTCTATCACACAAGCATTCCAAGTTCCATTTCAAACCCacacctagaaaaaaaaaaaaaaattataaaaggaATTCAACAGGCAAATGCAATTCAATAATTTTGTTGACAAAGACTTCCAAATGCATATCCACCAAGCTGGACAAACATTCAATCCGCGGCCTACACCAAGTCTTCGCCGGCTTCAACGTTTCTTGTTCATATCTCCATCTCTACTCTTACATTCTCAAACTCCAAACTTCACtcttaaaactctttctccaaaaaccccacaaccaccaaaaaaagctataacaaaaacaaaaccctaaaggTAATCATGAAGAGGTTTCAGTTTCCACTCCACCTTTTTGCCATTGCTCTCTGCCTCTCATCACTTTCACAGACCTCAGCTCGCTTGTTCCCCAACATCTCCTCCATACCGTCCTACCTCGTCCCAAACGCCACCATTCCTGGCGCTTGGGACGCCTTCAAACACTTCGGCAACTGCCACGCCGGCGAAAAAGTCGACGGCCTCGGCAAGCTTAAAAAATACTTCAACCGTTTCGGTTACATTCCAAATTTACCTACAACCAACCTCACCGACGACTTCGACGAAGACCTTGAAGCCGCCCTCAAAACCTACCAAAAGAACTTCAACCTCAATGTCACCGGCGAGCTCGATGGGCCCACCCTCGAACACCTCGTCAAACCCCGATGCGGCAACCCTGACGTAGTCAACGGCACCACCACCATGAACTCCGGAAAACCGGCGTCGTATAACTCCACCAAGTTCCACAGCGTCTCGCACTACTCCTTCTTCCCCAGCACCCCCGTCTGGCCGCAGAACCGCCGCGACCTGACCTATGCTTTCTTGCCGGAGAACGAGCTCTCCGACGCGGTAAAAACCGTGTTCGTCGGCGCCTTCCAGCGGTGGTCGGCGGCGACACCGTTAACTTTCAAAGAAACTACCTCCTTCTACTCGGCGGACATCAAGATCGGATTCTTCGTCGGAGACCACGGCGACGGCGAGCCATTCGATGGGGTTTTGGGGACTCTTGCACACGCGTTCTCCCCGCCGAGCGGTAGGCTCCACCTGGACGGCGACGAGAACTGGGTGATCACCGGTGACATCAGCAAGTCCTCCGTGAAGTCAGCCGTGGACCTTGAGTCCGTGGCGGTGCACGAGATTGGGCATCTGCTGGGGTTGGGGCACTCGTCGGTGGAGGATGCGATTATGTACCCGACGATCTCGTCGCGTACGAAGAAGGTGGAGCTTGCCAGTGACGACGTTTTGGGGATCCAGACGCTATACGGCGCCAATCCCAATTACGACGGTACGACTACATCCGCGCCGTCCACTCAGGCGAGGGACACGTCTGCTGCTGGGGACCACCTCGGTTCTACTTCGCGGTTGTGGGCCCTCCGTGGCGTGTTAGCAATAGGATTTCTGTTActattgttttagtttttttttttaattttttataatttaattctgGTTTATTGACTAGGATTCGATTTACccattattttattacatttttttttggtttcttatTGTGGATTTGTCACTGTACTCAGATACAGTTGAATACAGTTAGGATGAACAGATATTTTCAGCAGTATATATTTACAATTGAATATacagttttatatatatatatatatatatatatatatatatgtatatgtacgcgtttttaatttattgtctGACTTTTTCTGATAAAATCTTTAtcaataattttgttgattataTTTTGCCTTGATGATTGGGTAATACTTCTCTTACTTTCAGTAAGGAGGAaagttattatgttttttttaataatattacaTGATTTTGCCATATAAATTTCAGAACCGAAATCATTTATATCTTTTTGTACGAGGAGTGTTTAGGCATTCGGATGAATTAAAATAAATCGATCGTTAATTATAAGAATGTTACATATGAGTTGCGACCATAAGCTTTGATTTCTTTGACTATTATTTTGCCTTGTGGATTTCTTTTGTATTTAGGTTTGGCAGGACTTTGGCAAAGTAGGATTCTTCTCTTTCTTATTCTCCTTTTCTCCTCTCACGCTTACCATTTTGTCTTcctcttttcaaaaaaattaatataaaatactaACGTGACTTAATCTTAACTATTCAAATATGAGAAAATGAAATGAGAGAGAATTATACTCCAACTTTGGCAAGGGAAGAAAAGACCAGTGGAATCCGTACAAAAAACACTGAAATGATAATGATTCTGTTTTGGGCCTGGACAACACTGGGCCTTTATCTTTGCTGCTATCTGGGGGTTAAAGGTAAAAGGGTGTCTGAATTTGTTCCATTGCCTTGTGATTAGACGAAGatcaaaaccaaaacctaaAGGAATGCTTGAACTTGATCGAAAAGACAAGTTGGGTTTCTTCACAATATCTTGTGAAGGAGAGGGAGATGATGAGGAATTAGGGCTTTTCTTATTATCAAATTTGTTATACCATATATGTACCACATCTCTAATAGAAACAGAATTTACATGCGTTGGTGGGCTATATCTCTACTAGAGAGTAGTACAAATGTGTTATTAAAAATGTTATAAGTGTAGTATTACTCTTTTACAAAAATAGAAGACTTGACAAAGTTAAACTCATGGTAACTCAGAAGAAGCATTTCACAAGGAGAATGTAGGTAGAGGTTGGGCAGAGGCATGTTTGCTACCGCGTATCTGAACTCAGATTAGTCAACCTTTTTAGTTTTAGATGAGTAAACAACGAGCTATATGAGTGCATAGATCAATCGTGCGTGTGAAAGCGTGTGAACTTCTGTAGTCgtcttttcttgtttatttgGTAAAACAGAATTTGAGAGGATCGTACGGATCAGCTAAAAAATCTTCACTAATTATTAGGCCCAGCCAATTGATGATCGGACAGCTCTTTGCCACCTAAAAGCTTGCAATCCATTGGGGTAAAAAAGGTCGAGGGAACGAATGATTTAAGTCCAAATATTCAACTTGCATTCTACACAAAAGAAGGTACTTGCACATCCTCGATCGTCCAATAAGCATACTGAGAATATAGTAAAATTGCTGCAATAGGCCTGTAAAAAAGGGCCGATCGAGGCCACTTGTTATAAGCTTGTCTTCTTTTCTACGTtctgagaaatttttaattgtaaagaaaacacaaatagtacaccacgtgtttaATAGAattggtgggaaattttattttttaagttattaattttttaacatatatatttcactatttatataattataCGTGATGTATCACCCGTATACTGATGACGTTGAAAAATCTTTGCTGTAAAAAGGACCGATCGAGGCCAATTGTTATAAGCTTGTCTTCTTTTGTAGTCTTCCCCTCTATAAAAAGTAAACTCcataaaattccaacaactcattTAGTTCTAGGCTTCTAGCTGCATTCTCGCTATTCCTTTTAAATAATATGGGACTTGTTCCATGTCCCTTGCCCTGTCACACAAGCACAGAAAGTAATGAAGAATCTTCAGCCTCCAACTCCACCTCCAGTCTTCTCTCTGAGTCTTCAACCTTCTCCTCTCTATCCTCCCAGCCAAGTCTCCCTTCTGTTCCTTCTCTCACCCCATCAAAATCCAACCAATTAGTAGTACTACGATCCCCAAGTGTTCTTCACTGCTGCATAGCCACCCTCCAATCCCAGTCCTACATCTGTACCCTAGCCCTATCTGGAAACTTCCTATACAGTGGCTCATCCGACGGTCAGATTACTGCATGGAGTAGTACCCTATCACGCCCTTCAAATCCACAATACAACAAGGTGGTAGCCACCGTCGCCACTCCCAGCACCGTCAAGTTTCTGGTGGTTGTTGGAAGTGGGGACAACCACAACAAGCTCTTATTCAGTGCTCACCAAGACCATAAAATCCGAGTCTGGAAAACTAACACGACCGACACGTATGAAAAGCTAAAATGTATAGCCACACTCCCAACTCTAAAAGACCGTGTCACAAGATTCTTACGTTCCAAGAACTACGTGCAAATCCGGCTCCACAAGAACGGCACCTGGGAGCATCACATCGACACCGTCTCCGCTCTAGCGATATCCAATGACGGGTCGTTTCTCTACTCCGCTTCATGGGACCGGGCGCTCAAAATTTGGCGGATTTCCGACTTTAAATGCTTGGACTCGGTTAGTAACGCCCACGACGACGCCATCAACGCCGTAATTTTGTCAAGTGACGGAGCTTTTGTGTACACTGGCTCGGCGGATAAGAAGATAAAGGTGTGGACGTGGAGGAAAGACAAGTCAATATCCGTAAAGCTTGTTGGAACCCTAGAGAAGCACAAGTCGGCCGTGAATGCCTTGGCTTTTAGCACCGACGGGTCCGTGCTGTACTCTGGTGCCTGCGACCGGTCGGTTTTGGTTTGGGAAAGAGATGGTGGTGCGGACGGCGGCGGTGGGGACATGGTGGTGGTGGGTGCGTTGAGGGGACACACAAAGGCGGTGTTGTGTTTGGCGGTGGCGGCGGATGTGGTGTGCAGTGGATCTGCTGATTATAGTGTTAGGGTTTGGAGGAGATTATCGTCAGGGCCAGTTGGCGGTGATCTAAATAGGAGTTATTGCTGTCTGGCTGTGTTGGAAGGTCACAAGCGGCCGGTGAAGTGTTTGACTGCAGCTCTTGATAATAGTGATTCCGATCATTCTGgtgattcttattttgtttatagTGGCAGCTTGGATTGTGATATTAAGGTCTGGCAAATTCGGGTTCCCTTTTCATAATTTGGTTGGACTTTACATACAATATTGGTAATGTTAGGAATACaatctatttaaattatattttataaattatatgacgtgattgttgatgattatatAATTACTTGAGAATTTTCATATAACATATTCGAGTGAAAACACATGTCATGTACATAGCTTTCTAAAACTgtacaaaatgagaaaataaaacaagtaTTATAAAGTTTGTGTGTGCCATTAACATATCCGGCATATTGTTGTTTCAGTGTAGACTCATAGTTACTAATCACATTATTGATCACTTTTCTAAACAAATGAAGTACTTGAAATTAGGTTGAAATTCTTTGAACCTAATTTTTAATAAGTTGTCAAGTATTCCTTTTCTTTGTTGTGAAGATTCTGGGGATGGAATTTTGGGAGACAAGGTGATAATCCCATTTAATCAATTGATAATATTCCTCTTTATGATGTTTGTTACTTTATTTTACCCATTACTTTAAGAAACATGCCAAACACCCATTTCCTCATTTTGTTGAAACATCCCATCAGTTGTCGTGCTCATGTAAAGCTAGCATGCTACTGCGCCCAAGCCCATATGTAATTTCTTCTATTCGaagcttttaaattttaattacatGAAGAAAGCTAATTAAGAGTTTTTAAATACTTCAATATTTGATAAAAGTAAAATCACCACTTTCAAGTTTCCACCTAACCTTCGATTCAACTTGGCTAAGTACGTGTGTGAATATGATCTctcatatttaaaatatattttgtaagaatgatgctatttatatacttatttttacttttcatataaacttcttgttaatttttattatttaatattcttCATTTCATTTAATCTGACAATCGAAAATTGAATGCGTGAGTTAAAAGAAATGCAGAGATAACACCATACTTTTTCAAATGAAGAAGCCAACAGTTTGATTAATTGTTTGAGAGTGGATGGAGAAACTACACTTGACTTGACATGAGAGCAATTCCACCCCTAAGACTTTACGCTAGCACCCAGCTCATTTATCCACtcaagtgaacagtaatagaccccaataaacagtaatagaccaaagcatctccatccctaaaaaaaaatagcccagttcattttattaaaatattattattttttattataaaataataaataataataattttatttttaatttctgaatttataaaaactaaaataaattttttattttcccctTCCCATCACCGCCATTCCCGTCGAGCAAAAGCAAGCCCATCATCCAGTACTCAATACTATGCTGCCTCTTGAGCCCGAAGTTCTTTGGCCACGAAGGCCAAGTTTGGGTGGTGATGGAAGTCTAGTCGGTGCTCCGACTGTTGACGTTGAAGCGGCGCGGGAGATTGTACATGTAGACTTTAAGAGGCGGGGAGGTGGTGGCGCAAAGGGACCAGACAAAGTGGTGGTGATGAGGGGATGAATGGGAGGAAGTAGGATCGGATGTCGACGGTGCCGATGAAGATTGAGTaggtgaggaggaggaggaaggtgAAGATGAGGGCGAAGGTGGCTTTTCCGTACATTTTGTGAGATCTGGTATTGGGCAACCTGcagcggaaaaaaaaaaaaaaaaaaaggtggctGATGTCACGCTGGCGTCAGATGGCCCGGTCCCAAGGTCAGTCAAAAATGGGCTGGTCTGGAGACTGGcacgggctgggtgccaggcaaATTTGTGGGCTGGAGTGGATTGACACAGtcccaatttgttttttttactgGGTGCTGGGCTATTCCACCTCCGGTGGAAATGCTCTGATATCCCAATCAAACtcgttgaaaaataaaataatagtaaaaaagATAAGTAATATCAATTGCACAAGTGATGCTTTGTCCGTGTCAAATGTGCGTAGTGCATAACAAAGTTCCCTAAACCTTGACATTAACCTAATTCTTAACTTACTACAGATTAATCCTCTGTATATTGTCATTCAGTACTATAGTCtggtgatattcttcttcacttagaagtgagaggtcttaggtttgaatctcgtggatagCGAATTCGATTCCAAATTAGGTTGCCAATTATGTGGCTTAGGCGAACTTCTtctctccttagtgtaaaaatattgatgttaaaaaaaaaaaaaaatcctctgtatattaaatttaagtaaGTGCAGTGTGGTGCCATATAGTTTATGTTCACTAGGCtcaattattttgtttgtttttgtctgAATAATTGGTTGATGAGCTAAGAGTGCACATAATGCATGCGCATTGCACACAAGTTAACTTTTTAAGGTTTATAAATAGAAAATTCATTCCGcactctcattttttttctaaaacttCTTTTTTATATCTACGGTAAAGTGCGAAGGAGAAAACGAGGGTGAGAATATTTCCCTTGAGGAAGTGTTTTGGGCGAGTTCATTGCTACATGCCTTGTCCTGTGACCCCAAACTTTTGGGCTATGTTTTCGGCCTTGTTTGAGAAGACGTTTCGAGAAAGCCgacaaggaagaaagaaagaagtaaGGTGGGAAGTCAACAAGTGGTTTGACATTTTACTCCTGGTGGTTTTTGGTTCCTAGCTGCTTCCTAGTCCCACTTCCTACGTTATCATCTCTACCACACAACAATTATTTTCGAACTTTAACCCAACATTCTCATTGCTCCGCAACTTCCTCTCTTTTGTCCTAAAAATTGAGATGAGGAATCAGATTAGTTACTCCCCACCTCCAAATCTACCAAGAAAAATTATCTGAGAAGCAAAAcaaagtgttgaaaatattagTGTTTTGTGGTTGTTTAATTATTGGAGTTTTTTGTAAGTTAGGATTTGGGTCTTATCTATTCGAATTACGGTATTTTAGACTTTGTTCTTTATAAATGTAACTTATTAATATCAATAACAAATCATTTTATAGTTTctgtttaataaaataatgttcATAGTTTATCTTTTGTTTGTTCGTAGTACTTTGGTTTTCAACTCAAAGTAAAACGACAAAAAAGATGAATTCCTTCGCGCTGACGTGATCTTACATAAGAGATAATAGTTGTGAGAAGAGTTAAACTAGTAGAGCTCCCTAGTTCGCTAGGAAAACTATTGTATGTGTCTAATCTCTATAGTTCGCCAGGAAAGTGAGCTCAATCT from Pyrus communis chromosome 4, drPyrComm1.1, whole genome shotgun sequence harbors:
- the LOC137732294 gene encoding metalloendoproteinase 2-MMP-like; this encodes MKRFQFPLHLFAIALCLSSLSQTSARLFPNISSIPSYLVPNATIPGAWDAFKHFGNCHAGEKVDGLGKLKKYFNRFGYIPNLPTTNLTDDFDEDLEAALKTYQKNFNLNVTGELDGPTLEHLVKPRCGNPDVVNGTTTMNSGKPASYNSTKFHSVSHYSFFPSTPVWPQNRRDLTYAFLPENELSDAVKTVFVGAFQRWSAATPLTFKETTSFYSADIKIGFFVGDHGDGEPFDGVLGTLAHAFSPPSGRLHLDGDENWVITGDISKSSVKSAVDLESVAVHEIGHLLGLGHSSVEDAIMYPTISSRTKKVELASDDVLGIQTLYGANPNYDGTTTSAPSTQARDTSAAGDHLGSTSRLWALRGVLAIGFLLLLF
- the LOC137730553 gene encoding protein JINGUBANG-like; translation: MGLVPCPLPCHTSTESNEESSASNSTSSLLSESSTFSSLSSQPSLPSVPSLTPSKSNQLVVLRSPSVLHCCIATLQSQSYICTLALSGNFLYSGSSDGQITAWSSTLSRPSNPQYNKVVATVATPSTVKFLVVVGSGDNHNKLLFSAHQDHKIRVWKTNTTDTYEKLKCIATLPTLKDRVTRFLRSKNYVQIRLHKNGTWEHHIDTVSALAISNDGSFLYSASWDRALKIWRISDFKCLDSVSNAHDDAINAVILSSDGAFVYTGSADKKIKVWTWRKDKSISVKLVGTLEKHKSAVNALAFSTDGSVLYSGACDRSVLVWERDGGADGGGGDMVVVGALRGHTKAVLCLAVAADVVCSGSADYSVRVWRRLSSGPVGGDLNRSYCCLAVLEGHKRPVKCLTAALDNSDSDHSGDSYFVYSGSLDCDIKVWQIRVPFS